In a single window of the Porites lutea chromosome 14, jaPorLute2.1, whole genome shotgun sequence genome:
- the LOC140925191 gene encoding 1-phosphatidylinositol 4,5-bisphosphate phosphodiesterase beta-4-like isoform X2 has translation MEQLCIKWGGGKAPYLNVYQLVKFLNQEQRDPRLNEILYPYYNKDKALSLIRKYEKSKDNLARDRITVNGLTRYLLSDDNLLMMPNRVEIYQDMTQPLSHYFINSSHNTYLVGRQFGGKSSVEMYRQCLLAGCRCIELDCWDGPGDEPIITHGKAMCTNIWFKDVIEAIRDSAFVTSEYPVILSFENHCSKNQQYRMACICSDTFGDMLLKLPLDSHPLEEGVPLPSPSHLKRKIIIKNKKLKPEQESEDLWSDYEPSDISGFRTGSIKETAIIDDEIEEEEEVLESDIDDSCDRSTSCEEFNRLMEYSDKMCNDLLRESTTTAIEELPSDEDKAVTLDDIAQYSSFSAYSSLLLSKVFNDVGLNGFKDPENAFVMSQNSRNFFEMQGIENLNDKSSSDSCSTGSLRTSEDISGNRISGLSFGSTLSAVSDSSNDSDLSVTPTVTVTKSGESHYEFPPAKDENSNPDASVVIKPNRRNGGLESIQEVSDATENSDSRYADDSDDSSQKFEKRSKFYVAPEQEDIDSNNGKITSSAVEYNGKVDNKMTHTSVHGTFSSSSTRSSNDFSYEQRFVVDRKESNVSVQSSESNPDDDEERDVLSEFKKREEKLTAYGSSLRLNMGGKKTSRAASLTPDDLEQLSQFRSTLTTGSIHPYLSVLVNYIHPVPFSGFDEAEKKNLSYHISSFNESTGFGLLKASPLEFVKYNKRQQSRIYPKGSRVDSSNYMPQVFWNVGCQMVSLNFQTSDLAFQLNDGKFEYNGRCGYLLKPEIMCRSDRQFDPFTESVIDGMVAASVTVKVISGQFLSDKKITTCVEVDMYGLPTDTLRKKYRTKYIQNNGMDPVYDEDEFVFRRIVLPELVLLRFGVIDDNDKLIAQRVVPLDGLQSGFRHISLRTENNMPLPLATLFCQISLKTYVPERYTAIVNELSEPMKYISEADRRAKQMASVFGIEETEEESSLPSFIKKSSSAPAISKMKAPSLNSINNIGIGTCAQRARDSVVTLSYSGARSSSELTLIESNVPKKHDFKFSPIIVVELKKDKNFVKVFKRHQKENEALLKRYAKERSAMQRDHTGELEKVVTDYEKIKINAIRTFERAVKRCGEEKSEELRKVHESKMLFLNKTQTDKAKERLSSQTEEWTNMINRQVEEEIRMFEEHAVQQLDTLKKVMDSAHESQHKEVTSRHEKESSEMTRKQTRQSMETVKALFLDKTIECKEERDRRHRELDSQNMKQFVDERQKLSHRQEREIEELKNQHKEEQKNLEVEFQKLVTENLDKIKTDGEKCRKAIHTAFQTVLPTH, from the exons GACGTCAGTTTGGTGGAAAATCATCCGTGGAGATGTATAGGCAGTGCCTGCTGGCAGGCTGTCG ATGCATCGAACTGGACTGCTGGGATGGGCCTGGTGATGAACCAATAATAACCCACGGCAAAGCCATGTGCACTAACATTTGGTTCAAG gATGTTATTGAAGCTATACGTGACTCAGCATTTGTGACCTCAGAGTATCCAGTAATACTTTCGTTTGAAAATCACTGcag CAAGAACCAGCAGTACAGGATGGCTTGCATTTGCTCAGATACCTTTGGAGACATGCTTCTGAAACTGCCTTTAGATAGTCATCCT CTTGAAGAAGGTGTACCTCTACCTTCACCTAGCCATTTGAAGAGAAAAATTATCATAAAGAACAAGAAGCTAAAACCAGAACAGGAATCTGAAG ACTTATGGAGCGATTATGAACCCTCAGACATATCAG GATTTCGTACTGGAAGCATTAAGGAGACAGCAATTATTGATGATGAAattgaagaggaagaagaagtgCTTGAAAGTGACATTGATGATTCTTGTGATCGATCCACAAGCTGTGAGGAATTTAACAGGCTCATGGAATATAGTGATAAAATGTGCAACGATCTTTTACGTGAATCAACAACTACTGCAATTGAAGAATTACCATCTGATGAGGACAAGGCAGTCACTCTTGATGACATAGCTCAGTACAGCTCTTTTTCTGCATATTCAAGTTTGCTTCTATCTAAAGTGTTTAATGATGTAGGCTTAAATGGGTTTAAGGACCCAGAGAATGCTTTTGTTATGTCCCAAAACAGTAGAAACTTTTTTGAAATGCAAGGCATTGAGAATCTTAATGACAAGTCAAGTTCAGATTCTTGTTCAACAGGATCATTGAGAACTAGTGAAGACATAAGTGGAAATCGTATTTCTGGACTTTCTTTTGGTTCAACTCTCAGTGCTGTTTCTGACAGTTCGAATGACAGTGATCTTTCAGTAACCCCTACCGTAACTGTGACAAAAAGTGGAGAATCTCACTACGAGTTTCCCCCAGCTAAAGACGAAAATAGCAACCCAGATGCAAGTGTTGTTATAAAACCTAACAGACGTAATGGTGGCCTTGAGTCCATCCAGGAAGTATCTGATGCAACTGAAAATAGTGATTCAAGATATGCAGATGATTCTGATGATAGTTCACAGAAATTTGAAAAGAGGTCCAAGTTTTATGTTGCCCCAGAACAAGAAGACATTGATTCAAATAACGGTAAAATTACATCATCTGCTGTTGAATATAATGGAAAAGTAGACAATAAAATGACACATACTTCTGTTCATGGAACCTTTTCAAGTTCGTCTACTAGAAGCAGCAATGACTTTTCATATGAACAAAGATTTGTTGTGGACAGAAAAGAGAGTAATGTGAGTGTTCAAAGTAGTGAGTCCAACCCAGATGATGATGAGGAAAGGGATGTGCTCAGTgagtttaaaaaaagagaggaaaagcTGACGGCATATGGAAGTTCATTGCGGCTAAACATGGGAGGAAAAAAG ACTTCAAGGGCAGCAAGCCTCACCCCAGACGACTTGGAACAGCTAAGCCAGTTTAGGTCAACACTAACCACAGGGAGCATCCATCCATATCTCTCAGTGCTAGTGAATTACATCCACCCAGTCCCCTTCAGCGGATTTGATGAAGCAGAGA agAAGAACTTGTCATACCATATATCATCATTCAATGAGTCAACAGGCTTTGGTTTACTTAAAGCAAGTCCTTTGGAATTTGTCAA ATATAACAAACGCCAGCAGTCCAGGATTTATCCAAAAGGAAGTAGAGTTGATTCAAGCAATTACATGCCACAG GTTTTCTGGAATGTTGGCTGTCAGATGGTTTCCCTCAACTTTCAGACATCAG atttagcatttcagttgaATGATGGAAAATTTGAATACAATGGAAGATGTGG ATACCTTCTTAAGCCAGAAATAATGTGTCGATCTGACCGGCAGTTTGATCCCTTTACTGAGTCAGTCATTGACGGAATGGTTGCAGCTTCAGTCACAGTTAAA GTGATTTCAGGACAGTTCCTGTCTGATAAGAAGATAACAACTTGCGTGGAAGTGGACATGTATGGGCTTCCAACGGACACCTTGCGCAAAAAGTACAGGACCAAGTACATTCAAAACAATGGGATGGATCCTGTCTATGATGAGGATGAGTTTGTATTTAGACGG ATTGTTCTTCCAGAACTTGTTCTCTTGAGATTTGGTGTGATAGATGACAATGATAAACTGATTGCCCAGCGAGTTGTTCCTCTGGATGGTCTACAGTCTG GTTTCCGACACATTTCTCTCAGAACGGAAAACAACATGCCACTTCCGCTGGCAAcacttttttgtcaaatttcacTCAAGACATATGTTCCAGAAAGATATACTG CTATTGTTAATGAGCTCTCAGAACCAATGAAGTACATTTCTGAAGCGGACAGACGAGCTAAACAAATGGCCAGTGTTTTTGGAATTGAAGAAACA GAGGAAGAAAGCAGTTTGCCATCATTCATAAAGAAGTCATCATCTGCCCCTGCAATCTCTAAAATGAAGGCACCATCCTTAAACTCTATTAATAACATTGGTATTGGTACATGTGCACAACGAGCAAGGGACTCAGTTGTGACATTAAGCTACTCTGGAGCACGATCCTCTTCTGAACTAACCCTTATTGAAAGCAATGTGCCCAAGAAAC ATGACTTCAAGTTTTCACCAATTATTGTGGTTGAACTGAAAAAAGATAAG AACTTTGTAAAGGTATTTAAGAGGCACCAGAAAGAGAATGAAGCTCTACTCAAAAGATATGCAAAG GAACGATCTGCCATGCAGAGGGATCACACTGGAGAGTTAGAAAAGGTTGTTACAGACTATGAGAAGATTAAAATCAATGCTATACGGACATTTGAGAGGGCAGTGAAGAGATGTGG GGAGGAGAAATCAGAAGAATTGCGAAAAGTCCATGAAAGCAAGATGTTGTTTCTTAACAAAACACAAACTGACAAG GCCAAGGAAAGACTGTCATCCCAAACTGAAGAATGGACAAACATGATAAACAGACAAGTAGAAGAAGAAATTCGTATGTTTGAAGAACATGCTGTGCAA CAACTGGATACACTGAAGAAAGTGATGGACAGTGCTCATGAAAGCCAGCACAAAGAAGTTACATCAAGGCACGAAAA ggaaAGCAGTGAGATGACAAGAAAACAGACAAGACAGTCCATGGAGACAGTTAAAGCATTATTTCTTGATAAAACAATAGAGTGCAAAGAGGAACGAGACAG AAGGCACAGAGAACTTGATAGCCAGAATATGAAACAATTTGTTGACGAGAGGCAGAAG TTGAGTCATAGGCAGGAGagagaaattgaagaacttAAGAATCAACATAAGGAGGAACAGAAAAATTTGGAAGTGGAATTCCAAAAG ctcGTAACAGAAAATCTGGATAAAATCAAGACTGATGGTGAAAAGTGTCGAAAAGCTATTCACACTGCATTTCAGACTGTGCTTCCAACCCACTAA
- the LOC140925193 gene encoding trans-1,2-dihydrobenzene-1,2-diol dehydrogenase-like, protein MAAACTRWGIFGAGKIAHDFVVALKTLPENEHKVVAVAARSLERSAEFADRHNVEKAYGSYEELARDSNVEVVYVSTIHPQHKPLCILALNNGKHVLCEKPMTMNLKDTKELFDLAKTKGLFIMEALWTRFFPLYADVKNLIDSNALGELRLALVSFGSNATHVERLCDRDQGGGVLLDIGLYCLHVVDMIFNEEPLTITAVGQKMATGVDSTVVVTMLYEGEKTASITMSIAADLPGEATFSGSHGSVTIHKPFHCPTSFTSPADRKEYPLPEPSMSMNFVNSTGLRYEIQAVRKSLLAGEIENSTMPRKVTEKVFSWMDKIRQQLGVVYKEDL, encoded by the exons atggccgcgGCCTGCACGCGATGGGGTATTTTCGGTGCGGGAAAAATCGCCCATGATTTTGTGGTCGCTTTAAAAACTTTACCAGAAAACGAACACAAGGTTGTTGCAGTAGCGGCGCGTTCTCTGGAGAGATCTGCCGAGTTTGCAGACAGACACAACGTCGAGAAAGCTTACGGCTCTTACGAGGAACTCGCCCGAGACTCGAATGTAGAAGTGGTGTATGTTAGTACAATCCACCCCCAACACAAACCGCTATGTATACTAGCCCTTAATAATGGGAAACATGTGCTTTGTGAAAAACCTATGACAATGAACCTTAAAGACACAAAGGAACTGTTCGATCTTGCAAAGACCAAAGGATTATTCATCATGGAG GCATTATGGACAAGATTTTTTCCTCTGTATGCAGATGTCAAGAACCTCATAGATTCCAATGCTCTCGGAGAGCTCCGTTTAGCACTTGTCTCCTTTGGCTCAAATGCAACTCACGTTGAGCGATTGTGTGACCGAgaccaggggggtggggtgctTCTAGACATTGGACTCTACTGTTTGCATGTTGTAGATATGATCTTCAATGAGGAACCCCTAACCATCACCGCTGTGGGACAGAAAATGGCCACCGGAGTAGACTCAACAGTTGTAGTGACAATGTTGTATGAAGGCGAGAAAACAGCTTCTATAACTATGAGTATTG CTGCAGATCTTCCCGGGGAAGCTACATTTTCAGGATCACATGGCTCTGTCACTATTCACAAACCTTTTCACTGCCCCACAAGTTTTACTTCTCCTGCTGACAGAAAGGAATACCCTCTTCCAGAGCCTTCCATGTCAATGAACTTTGTCAATTCTACTGGATTAAG GTATGAAATCCAAGCAGTTAGAAAAAGCTTATTGGCAGGTGAAATAGAGAATTCAACTATGCCTCGAAAGGTAACAGAAAAAGTATTTTCCTGGATGGACAAGATTCGTCAGCAGTTAGGAGTTGTTTACAAAGAGGACTTGTAG
- the LOC140925194 gene encoding 2-amino-1-hydroxyethylphosphonate dioxygenase (glycine-forming)-like produces the protein MAAATPERATKEVFDLFKKYGDRDYIGEPVSQEEHMIQCAMLAEKDGYSDEVILGVFLHDIGHLVGFDRDLPPMADVGTNAHEIVGEQFLKDLGFPECVTSFVRGHVDAKRYLVFKYPDYHTKLTPASQKTLIFQGGPMTTEEAKKFETLKHFEALVKMRDWDDRGKIKNAPVDPLEKYENMCKNYLEKVHSKF, from the exons ATGGCTGCAGCGACACCTGAACGGGCGACCAAAGAGGTCTTTgatttgttcaaaaaatatgGAGATAGAGACTATATAGGCGAGCCAGTATCTCAAGAAGAACACATGATTCAATGCGCCATGTTAGCCGAGAAGGACGGATACTCCGACGAGGTCATCTTGGGGGTGTTCTTGCACGACATTGGACACCTGGTTGGGTTCGATAGAGATCTTCCTCCAATGGCAGATGTGGGTACAAATGCACATGAGATTGTAGGTGAACAGTTCCTCAAAGATCTTGGATTTCCGGAATGTGTGACAAGTTTTGTTCGTGGCCATGTGGACGCCAAACGTTATCTTGTCTTTAAATACCCGGACTATCACACCAAG CTGACTCCAGCGAGTCAAAAGACGTTGATTTTTCAGGGAGGCCCGATGACAACAGAAGAGGCTAAAAAGTTTGAGACGTTGAAGCACTTTGAGGCTCTAGTAAAGATGAGAGATTGGGATGACAgaggcaaaataaaaaatgctcCAGTTGATCCGTTGGAGAAATATGAAAATATGTGTAAAAATTATCTAGAAAAGGTCCACAGTAAATTTTGA